In a single window of the Elaeis guineensis isolate ETL-2024a chromosome 4, EG11, whole genome shotgun sequence genome:
- the LOC140857171 gene encoding LOW QUALITY PROTEIN: probable plastid-lipid-associated protein 11, chloroplastic (The sequence of the model RefSeq protein was modified relative to this genomic sequence to represent the inferred CDS: inserted 1 base in 1 codon) produces the protein MATSTLSFSSPSPHRDSTSPRTPRPTPSPSRPRPPRHRRSPVAAGRSLRPGESLRAKANLLALISDQHRGLRTQRDPSKRAEIVAAIDALAVHGKDAVTTGSSLSGTWRMLWTTEKEQLFIIKNASLFGTEAGDVLQVIDVEKGLLNNVITFPPSGVFFVRSSIEAEPPQRINFRFTSAVLRGSDWEIPLPPFGQGWFESVYLDEDIRVAKDIXRDYLVVDRAPYFWKE, from the exons ATGGCGACCTCAACCCTCTCgttctcctccccttctccccATCGCGACTCCACCAGCCCTCGCACCCCGCGACCCACTCCATCTCCAAGCCGACCTCGCCCTCCCCGCCACCGCCGGTCCCCCGTCGCCGCCGGGCGATCCCTGCGCCCTGGCGAGTCTCTCCGGGCCAAGGCCAACCTCCTCGCCCTCATCTCCGACCAGCACCGCGGCCTCCGGACGCAAAGAGACCCCTCGAAGCGAGCGGAGATCGTCGCCGCCATCGACGCACTCGCCGTCCATGGCAAGGATGCCGTCACCACGGGCTCCTCCCTCTCGGGCACCTGGCGGATGCTGTGGACCACCGAGAAGGAGCAGCTCTTCATCATCAAGAACGCCTCCCTTTTCGGCACCGAGGCCGGCGACGTCCTTCAGGTCATAGATGTCGAGAAGGGCCTCTTGAACAATGTGATCACGTTTCCTCCCTCCGGGGTTTTCTTCGTTCGGTCCTCCATTGAAGCCGAGCCCCCTCAAAGAATAAATTTTAG ATTCACGAGTGCGGTTCTGAGAGGGAGCGACTGGGAGATTCCATTGCCGCCGTTTGGACAAGGATG GTTTGAATCTGTATATCTAGATGAAGATATTCGAGTTGCAAAGGACA CGAGGGACTATTTAGTTGTTGATCGTGCTCCTTATTTTTGGAAAGAGTAA
- the LOC105043653 gene encoding T-complex protein 1 subunit alpha isoform X1 has translation MLVDDIGDVTITNDGATILKMLEVEHPAAKVLVELAELQDREVGDGTTSVVIVAAELLKRANDLVRNKIHPTSIISGYRLAMREACKYVEEKLAVKVEKLGKDSLINCAKTSMSSKLIGSDSDFFANLVVDAVQAVKTTNARGEVKYPIKGINILKAHGKSAKDSYLLNGYALNTGRAAQGMPTRVAPARIACLDFNLQKTKMQMGIQVLVTDPRELEKIRQREADITKERIEKIRKAGANVVLTTKGIDDMSLKYFVEAGAIAVRRVRKEDLRHVAKATGATVVSTFADMEGEETFDSSFLGYADEVVEERIADDDVILVKGTKNTSAVSLILRGANDFMLDEMDRSLHDALSIVKRTLESNMVVAGGGAVEAALSVYLEYLATTLGSREQLAIAEFAESLLIIPKVLAVNAAKDATELVAKLRAYHHTAQTKADKQHLSSMGLDLSKGTIRNNLEAGVIEPAMSKVKIIQFATEAAITILRIDDMIKLVKDEQQNEED, from the exons ATGCTGGTTGATGACATTGGTGATGTGACAATTACTAATGATGGTGCGACAATACTCAAAATGTTAGAAGTTGAGCATCCAGCTGCCAAG GTTCTTGTTGAGCTGGCTGAGCTTCAAGATCGAGAAGTTGGAGATGGGACAACATCTGTGGTTATTGTAGCTGCAGAGCTGCTTAAG AGAGCAAATGATCTTGTAAGAAACAAGATTCATCCAACATCTATAATCAGTGGCTACAGG CTTGCAATGAGAGAAGCCTGCAAGTATGTCGAGGAAAAACTGGCTGTAAAG GTTGAAAAGCTTGGAAAAGATTCCCTCATAAACTGTGCAAAGACAAgcatgtcttcaaaattaatcggCAGTGACAGTGATTTCTTTGCAAATTTG GTTGTAGATGCAGTTCAAGCTGTGAAGACTACAAATGCGAGGGGAGAAGTAAAATATCCGATTAAG GGCATAAATATCTTGAAAGCTCATGGAAAAAGTGCCAAAGATAGCTACTTGCTTAATGGCTATGCTTTAAATACAGGCCGTGCAGCTCAAGGAATGCCTACTAGAGTTGCTCCTGCAAGAATCGCATGTCTTGATTTTAATCTCCAGAAGACAAAAATGCAAATGGGTATTCAAGTCCTGGTCACTGATCCTAGAGAACTTGAAAAAATTCGTCAAAG AGAAGCTGACATAACAAAAGAGCGAatcgaaaaaattagaaaagcagGAGCTAATGTTGTATTGACTACCAAAGGAATTGATGATATGTCACTAAAG TATTTTGTGGAGGCTGGGGCTATTGCTGTGAGACGTGTTCGCAAAGAGGATTTGCGTCATGTTGCCAAGGCCACTGGTGCAACTGTG GTGTCCACATTTGCTGACATGGAAGGAGAGGAAACTTTTGATTCATCATTTCTAGGATATGCTGATGAAGTTGTGGAGGAACGAATTGCTGATGATGATGTAATTCTGGTGAAGGGCACTAAAAATACAAGCGCG GTTTCCTTGATACTTAGAGGTGCAAATGACTTCATGCTTGATGAGATGGATCGATCATTGCATGATGCATTGTCCATCGTGAAGAGGACCCTCGAGTCTAACATG GTTGTTGCTGGCGGTGGCGCAGTAGAGGCTGCGTTGTCTGTATACCTCGAGTACCTTGCTACAACTTTGGGATCTAGAGAGCAGTTGGCAATTGCAGAATTTGCTGAGTCTCTTCTGATAATACCTAAG GTACTTGCTGTGAATGCTGCAAAAGATGCGACTGAATTAGTTGCCAAACTTCGGGCTTACCACCATACTGCCCAAACAAAAGCAGACAAGCAGCACCTTTCAAG TATGGGTCTAGACCTATCAAAGGGTACAATCCGCAATAACCTGGAAGCTGGAGTTATTGAGCCTGCCATGAGCAAAGTGAAGATAATACAG TTTGCAACTGAGGCAGCCATTACCATTCTGAggatcgatgatatgatcaagctTGTCAAGGATGAACAGCAGAATGAAGAAGATTAG
- the LOC105043653 gene encoding T-complex protein 1 subunit alpha isoform X2: MAIAAQTLDILGERQSGQDVRTQNVVACQAVANIVKSSLGPVGLDKMLVDDIGDVTITNDGATILKMLEVEHPAAKVLVELAELQDREVGDGTTSVVIVAAELLKRANDLVRNKIHPTSIISGYRLAMREACKYVEEKLAVKVEKLGKDSLINCAKTSMSSKLIGSDSDFFANLVVDAVQAVKTTNARGEVKYPIKGINILKAHGKSAKDSYLLNGYALNTGRAAQGMPTRVAPARIACLDFNLQKTKMQMGIQVLVTDPRELEKIRQREADITKERIEKIRKAGANVVLTTKGIDDMSLKYFVEAGAIAVRRVRKEDLRHVAKATGATVVSTFADMEGEETFDSSFLGYADEVVEERIADDDVILVKGTKNTSAVSLILRGANDFMLDEMDRSLHDALSIVKRTLESNMVVAGGGAVEAALSVYLEYLATTLGSREQLAIAEFAESLLIIPKVLAVNAAKDATELVAKLRAYHHTAQTKADKQHLSSMGLDLSKGTIRNNLEAGVIEPAMSKVKIIQFATEAAITILRIDDMIKLVKDEQQNEED; this comes from the exons ATGGCGATCGCGGCCCAGACTCTCGATATCCTCGGAGAACGCCAGTCCGGCCAAGATGTCCGCACCCAGAACG TGGTGGCGTGCCAGGCGGTTGCCAACATTGTCAAGTCGTCGCTCGGTCCGGTCGGTCTTGACAAG ATGCTGGTTGATGACATTGGTGATGTGACAATTACTAATGATGGTGCGACAATACTCAAAATGTTAGAAGTTGAGCATCCAGCTGCCAAG GTTCTTGTTGAGCTGGCTGAGCTTCAAGATCGAGAAGTTGGAGATGGGACAACATCTGTGGTTATTGTAGCTGCAGAGCTGCTTAAG AGAGCAAATGATCTTGTAAGAAACAAGATTCATCCAACATCTATAATCAGTGGCTACAGG CTTGCAATGAGAGAAGCCTGCAAGTATGTCGAGGAAAAACTGGCTGTAAAG GTTGAAAAGCTTGGAAAAGATTCCCTCATAAACTGTGCAAAGACAAgcatgtcttcaaaattaatcggCAGTGACAGTGATTTCTTTGCAAATTTG GTTGTAGATGCAGTTCAAGCTGTGAAGACTACAAATGCGAGGGGAGAAGTAAAATATCCGATTAAG GGCATAAATATCTTGAAAGCTCATGGAAAAAGTGCCAAAGATAGCTACTTGCTTAATGGCTATGCTTTAAATACAGGCCGTGCAGCTCAAGGAATGCCTACTAGAGTTGCTCCTGCAAGAATCGCATGTCTTGATTTTAATCTCCAGAAGACAAAAATGCAAATGGGTATTCAAGTCCTGGTCACTGATCCTAGAGAACTTGAAAAAATTCGTCAAAG AGAAGCTGACATAACAAAAGAGCGAatcgaaaaaattagaaaagcagGAGCTAATGTTGTATTGACTACCAAAGGAATTGATGATATGTCACTAAAG TATTTTGTGGAGGCTGGGGCTATTGCTGTGAGACGTGTTCGCAAAGAGGATTTGCGTCATGTTGCCAAGGCCACTGGTGCAACTGTG GTGTCCACATTTGCTGACATGGAAGGAGAGGAAACTTTTGATTCATCATTTCTAGGATATGCTGATGAAGTTGTGGAGGAACGAATTGCTGATGATGATGTAATTCTGGTGAAGGGCACTAAAAATACAAGCGCG GTTTCCTTGATACTTAGAGGTGCAAATGACTTCATGCTTGATGAGATGGATCGATCATTGCATGATGCATTGTCCATCGTGAAGAGGACCCTCGAGTCTAACATG GTTGTTGCTGGCGGTGGCGCAGTAGAGGCTGCGTTGTCTGTATACCTCGAGTACCTTGCTACAACTTTGGGATCTAGAGAGCAGTTGGCAATTGCAGAATTTGCTGAGTCTCTTCTGATAATACCTAAG GTACTTGCTGTGAATGCTGCAAAAGATGCGACTGAATTAGTTGCCAAACTTCGGGCTTACCACCATACTGCCCAAACAAAAGCAGACAAGCAGCACCTTTCAAG TATGGGTCTAGACCTATCAAAGGGTACAATCCGCAATAACCTGGAAGCTGGAGTTATTGAGCCTGCCATGAGCAAAGTGAAGATAATACAG TTTGCAACTGAGGCAGCCATTACCATTCTGAggatcgatgatatgatcaagctTGTCAAGGATGAACAGCAGAATGAAGAAGATTAG
- the LOC105043655 gene encoding probable plastid-lipid-associated protein 11, chloroplastic isoform X2 has product MATSTLSFSSPSPHRDSTSPRTPRPTPSPSRPRPPRHRRSPVAAGRSLRPGESLRAKANLLALISDQDRGLRTQRDPSKRAEIVAAIEALAVHGKDAVTTGSSLSGTWRMLWTTEKEQLFIIKNASLFGTEAGDVLQVIDVEKGLLNNVITFPPSGVFFVRSSIEAEPPQRINFRFTSAVLRGSDWEIPLPPFGQG; this is encoded by the exons ATGGCGACCTCAACCCTCTCgttctcctccccttctccccATCGCGACTCCACCAGCCCCCGCACCCCGCGACCCACTCCATCTCCAAGCCGACCTCGCCCTCCCCGCCACCGCCGGTCCCCCGTCGCCGCCGGGCGATCCCTGCGCCCTGGCGAGTCTCTCCGGGCCAAGGCCAACCTCCTCGCCCTCATCTCCGACCAGGACCGCGGCCTCCGGACGCAAAGAGACCCCTCGAAGCGAGCGGAGATCGTCGCCGCCATCGAGGCACTCGCCGTCCATGGCAAGGATGCCGTCACCACGGGCTCCTCCCTCTCGGGCACCTGGCGGATGCTGTGGACCACCGAGAAGGAGCAGCTCTTCATCATCAAGAACGCCTCCCTTTTCGGCACCGAGGCCGGCGACGTCCTTCAGGTCATAGATGTCGAGAAGGGCCTCTTGAACAATGTGATCACGTTTCCTCCCTCCGGGGTTTTCTTCGTTCGGTCCTCCATTGAAGCCGAGCCCCCTCAAAGAATAAATTTTAG ATTCACGAGTGCGGTTCTGAGAGGGAGCGACTGGGAGATTCCATTGCCGCCGTTTGGACAAGGATG A
- the LOC105043655 gene encoding probable plastid-lipid-associated protein 11, chloroplastic isoform X1: MATSTLSFSSPSPHRDSTSPRTPRPTPSPSRPRPPRHRRSPVAAGRSLRPGESLRAKANLLALISDQDRGLRTQRDPSKRAEIVAAIEALAVHGKDAVTTGSSLSGTWRMLWTTEKEQLFIIKNASLFGTEAGDVLQVIDVEKGLLNNVITFPPSGVFFVRSSIEAEPPQRINFRFTSAVLRGSDWEIPLPPFGQGWFESVYLDEDIRVAKDIRGDYLVVDRAPYFWKE; this comes from the exons ATGGCGACCTCAACCCTCTCgttctcctccccttctccccATCGCGACTCCACCAGCCCCCGCACCCCGCGACCCACTCCATCTCCAAGCCGACCTCGCCCTCCCCGCCACCGCCGGTCCCCCGTCGCCGCCGGGCGATCCCTGCGCCCTGGCGAGTCTCTCCGGGCCAAGGCCAACCTCCTCGCCCTCATCTCCGACCAGGACCGCGGCCTCCGGACGCAAAGAGACCCCTCGAAGCGAGCGGAGATCGTCGCCGCCATCGAGGCACTCGCCGTCCATGGCAAGGATGCCGTCACCACGGGCTCCTCCCTCTCGGGCACCTGGCGGATGCTGTGGACCACCGAGAAGGAGCAGCTCTTCATCATCAAGAACGCCTCCCTTTTCGGCACCGAGGCCGGCGACGTCCTTCAGGTCATAGATGTCGAGAAGGGCCTCTTGAACAATGTGATCACGTTTCCTCCCTCCGGGGTTTTCTTCGTTCGGTCCTCCATTGAAGCCGAGCCCCCTCAAAGAATAAATTTTAG ATTCACGAGTGCGGTTCTGAGAGGGAGCGACTGGGAGATTCCATTGCCGCCGTTTGGACAAGGATG GTTTGAATCTGTATATCTAGATGAAGATATTCGAGTTGCAAAGGACATACGAGGGGACTATTTAGTTGTTGATCGTGCTCCTTATTTTTGGAAAGAGTAA